The following DNA comes from Cellulophaga sp. HaHa_2_95.
TACATGTCATCTACTTCATGCTTTCTTCCTGTTTTTGCCAGAACAAAGAAATCTCTAGATACAGTGACGATTGTTGCATTACAATCTTTTATAATATTCTGTATTTGACGTTCATCAAATAAAAGATTTGATGCTATTTTAAAGATTACTGATTCCTGATAAATGGTATCATCATCTAAATGATAGAATGCCTTAATTACCTCAATTTGTTTTTCTATCTGCCCAACAATCTTACGAGCAACTTCATCTTCTGTAAAAACAACAACGGTAAATTTTGAAACGCTATCTATCTCTGATTTAGAGACATTTAAACTTTCAATATTAATATGTCGTTTTAAGAAAATTCCTGATATTCTGTTTAATAATCCAATGTTATTTTCAGAATAGATTGATATTGTAAACCACTTTTTTTCCATCCTTTTACCCTAATTCCCTAGTTAAATTTAAAAGGGATATTTATATATTAATTACTTCTAACGGCTACTAATACTCCGGTAGACCAATTTAATGTTGTTATTTTAAAATCTTCTCTAGCCTTCAAATAGGTTAATAAATTAACCACATGATCCTCATGACCTGGTGGCCAATTTTCTTGTTTGGACATATCATCAATAACATAAAATCCTCCAACAGCTACAAGGTTTAAAGCTTCTTCAATTTCGCTATATTTTCCCGGCCAAGCATCTGCAAAAATTAAATCGAAATTTGCTCCGTTGTAGTTCTTAAGCCAAATTGTTCCATCTTCACAGATAAGTGTTACCCTTTTATCCTGTCCAAAAAATTCGGTTGAAATTTGGATTAATTCAGGATCATTATCTACAGAAATTAAACTAGAATTTGCATCCATTCCTTCAATCATCCATGAAAGCGACAATCCTATACCCGTACCCAATTCCAAAAATCTAGAATTTGACTTAGAAGCAATTAAGGTTTGTAGTAAGGACCCAATATGTAGATCTGAGGGCATACTAAAGCCTATTTCCTTAGATTTAGCTTCTATTCTAGCATGAATTTTAGGTATGTTATTGAATTGTGTATCTATCATCTTATTTTAATCTGATATCTGAAACAGAAGCCCCAGTTGGTATCATAGGGAATACGTTATCTTCTTGCTCTACTTTAACTTCTAAGAAATAAGGCTCTTTTGAGGCTATCATTTCATGAATTGTAGCTTTTAAATCTTTTCTTTCGCTAACACGTTTTGCTTCAATATGATACCCTTCGGCTATTTTCACAAAATCAGGATTCACCATTACGGTAGAAGCATATCTTTTTTCGAAGAATAATTCTTGCCATTGACGTACCATCCCTAAATGATCATTATTTAAAACAACAATCTTAACAGGTATTCTATGTTGGAATATTACCCCTAATTCTTGAATCGTCATTTGGTATCCACCATCACCAATTATAGCAACAACTTCACGTTCCATGGCTCCTTGTTTTGCACCTATTGCTGCTGGTAATGCAAAGCCCATTGTACCTAAGCCTCCAGAAGTTACATTACTTTTGGTTTGATTAAACTTTGCATACCTACAGGCAATCATTTGATGTTGCCCTACATCTGTAACTATAATAGCGCTGTTTTTTGAAGCTATATTGATCTCTTCAATAACTTCACCCATCGTTAAACCTTTTTTGGTAGGCTTAATATCATTCTTAATGACTTCGTTATACTCTATTTCGTATCTTTTCTTAAACTCATTATGCCAAGCTTCATGTTTGTTTGCTTTAATCATTGGCAATAACAATTGTAAGGTCTCTTTAGAATTCCCTAACACTGCAACTTCAGAAATAACATTCTTATTTATCTCTGCAGGATCAATTTCAAAGTGAATTACTTTTGCTTGCTTAGCATAGGTTTCTAAGTTTCCTGTAACACGATCATCAAAACGCATCCCAATAGCCACCAATAAATCACATTCATTGGTTAAAACATTTGGTCCGTAATTACCATGCATACCTACCATACCTACATTTAAAGGATGTTCTGTATCCATTGCAGATAGCCCTAAAATGGTCCAAGCAGCAGGGATTCCTGCTTTCTCTACCAATTCTTTCAATTCTGCTTCTGCCCGACCAAGGATTACCCCTTGACCAAAAACAATCATAGGTTTCTTAGCATCATTGATTAACCGTGCCGCCTCTGTAATTGCATTCATATTCGGTTTAGGTACCGGAACATAGCTACGTACGCCTGTACATTTCTCATAACTAAAGTCGAACGTATCAAACTGAGCATCTTTAGTAATATCTACCAAGACAGGTCCCGGACGACCAGATTTAGCGATATAAAACGCCTTCGCCATTATCTCTGGAATCTCTGATGCTTTTGTTATCTGATAATTCCATTTAGTCACAGGAGTAGAAATTCCAACTATATCTGTTTCTTGGAAAGCATCTGATCCTAATAAGTGACTCCCTACCTGACCTGTAATACACACCAATGGTGTAGAATCTATCTGTGCATCTGCTAATCCTGTTACCAAATTTGTTGCTCCTGGACCAGATGTTGCAATAGCAACACCAACTCTACCAGAGACTCTAGCATACCCTTGAGCAGCATGCGTAGCTCCTTGCTCGTGACGCGTTAATATATGTGTAAGTTTATCTTGAAATTTATATAATTCGTCATAAACGGGCATTATGGCTCCACCTGGGTAACCATAAATTAAATCAACTCCCTCAGCTAACAAGCAATGTATAATTGCCTCTGCTCCGCTAATTTTTGTAGCAGTCTTCATATTCGTCGATTTTGATTTCTCTTTAACTGTATTTGTATTCATCCGCTGTACTTTTAGATTTCCGTTTTACGAGAAATAATAAATAGCTTTTTTAAAATTCATCCGTAACACAACCCTGCGCTGCAGAAGATACTGAGCGTGCGTATTTGTATAATACCCCTTTTTTAAATTTTAGTTCTGGAGCAACCCATGATTCTTTACGTTTTGCCAGTTCTTCATCCGTAACTTCAACATTAATAGCATTTGTTTCTGCATCAATGGTAATAATATCGCCATCATGTACCAGCGCTATAGTACCACCATCTTGTGCTTCTGGAGAAATGTGACCTACAACGAACCCATGCGTACCACCTGAAAAACGACCATCTGTGATTAAAGCTACCTCTTTACCTAAACCTGCACCCATTATGGCTGCAGTTGGCTTCAGCATTTCGGGCATTCCAGGACCCCCTTTAGGACCTTCATAGCGGATAACAACAACATCTCCTTTTTTAACTTTACCATCGCGAATACCATCATTGGCATCATATTCACTATTAAAAACTTTTGCTGTTCCTTTAAACAACAATCCTTCTTTACCTGTGATTTTTGCTACGGAACCATTTTCAGCTAAATTTCCATAAAGCATACGTAAATGTCCGGTTGCTTTTATTGGGTTATCTAAAGGGCGGATAACATCTTGACCTTCCTGCAAATCTGGAACATCTGCTAAATTTTCGGCAAGCGTTTTTCCTGTTACAGTTAAACAGTCTCCGTGTAATAAGCCGTTCTTTAACAAATACTTTAATACTGCTGGGATACCACCAATGCGGTGTACGTCTTCCATTAGATATTTACCACTAGGTTTTAAATCTGCAATGAATGGTGTAGTATCACTAATATGTTGAAAATCTTTAAGCGTAAAATCAATATCTGCTGCTCTTGCAATTGCTAAAAAGTGAAGCACTGCATTTGTAGAACCACCCATGATAGTGACCAAACGAATAGCATTTTCTAATGACTTACGAGTGACAATATCTAAAGGCTTAATATCATGCTCTAGCAAGTAAAACATTTTTTTACCAGCCTCAATACATTCCGCTTCTTTATCCTTGCTTATTGCCGGGTTTGAAGAGTTGAAAGGTAAGGACATCCCTAAAGCTTCAATAGCAGAAGCCATGGTATTAGCCGTATACATACCACCACAAGCACCAGCACCTGGAATAGATTTTTTAATGATACACTGAAAATCATCTTCTTTCATCGTACCTGCAACTTTCTCTCCCCATGCTTCAAAAGCAGAAACGATATCTAACTTTCTATCATTATGACAACCAGAAGCAATCGTACCACCATATACTAAGATTGATGGGCGATTCAAACGAATCATCGCCATCAAAGCTCCTGGCATATTTTTATCACAGCCTACTACAGTTACTAAGCCATCATAAGACATTCCTTGTACGACGGTCTCCATAGAATCGGCAATAATATCTCTTGACGGCAGTGAAAAACGCATTCCTGGAGTCCCCATAGAAATACCATCACTAACACCAATCGTATTAAAAATTAGTCCTACAGATGCATTTGAATTTACACCCGCTTTCACCAATTTAGCCAAATCATTCAAGTGCATATTACAAGGATTACCTTCATAACCTGTACTTGCCACCCCTATTATTGGTTTTTTAAAATCTTCATCTTTAAAACCAATACCGTACAACATGGCTTGTGCCGCTGGTTGTGTAGGATCTTGAGTAACGTTTTTACTGTATTTATTTAATTCCATTAAACTATATGCTTGTATGTTTTTATTCCTTTGAGTATTCTCTACTGAATCAAAGATAAATGTTTATAATTCCTTAGTTTTTTAACAAATCTTATTGGTTCAAAGTCAATTTTATCATTATATCTATAAAATACTGACTAACAGTTGTTTGTATTTGTATTTTCTCCCATATTCAATACAATAAAGTTATTTTTAAAGTGTAATTATTTCTATTATTTCCATAAAAAAAGCCTGTATCATTTGTATAGATACAGGCTTTTTAAAACAACAAAAGGCTATATCATTCTTGAAGAAGAATAATAATGACGTAAATGTTGTTTGTAATTTCTAACATACCGTAAATGTAAAGAAAATTGCAGATATTCAAACCTATAATTCCGTAATTTTGATAAATGCAACAATTATTAGAAAATCAACGAGAATTTTTTAAATCGCAACAAACAAAATCGGTTTCTTTTAGAAAGAACTACCTGAAAAAATTAGCGACGGCCATCACTACTTATGAAGATGAGATTTGTGACGCTATTTATTTGGATTTTAAGAAACCTAAATTTGAAACAATTCTTACGGAGACTCAGTTTGTATTGGCTGAATTGCATACGGCTATTAAAAAGCTAAATTCTTGGGCTGCTCCCAAATCGGTCCGTACTTCATGGGCTAATTGGCCTTCTTCTGATTATATTTATAAGGAACCTTATGGCAGTGTTTTAATTATTGCGCCCTGGAATTACCCGTTTCAACTAGCAATTGCTCCATTAATTGGTGCTGTGGCAGCAGGAAACACGGCGGTAATTAAACCCTCTGAAATTACTCCTAATACTTCCGAAATTTTAGTGAAGATTATCAATGAAGTTTTTCCTAAAAAATATGTTACGGTAGTAGAAGGTGGTGTGGAAGTTTCCCAAAATTTATTAGCTCAAAAATGGGATTATATTTTCTTTACAGGAAGTTCTCACGTGGGCAAAATAGTGTATGAAAGCGCCGCAAAACACCTTACCCCTGTGACGTTGGAACTAGGAGGTAAAAACCCTGCCATTGTTGATGAAACTGCAAATATTGAAGTTGCTGCCCGTAGAATTGCTTGGGGTAAATTTCTAAATGCAGGGCAAACCTGCATTGCTACAGATTATATTTTGGTACATACCTCTGTTAAAGAAAAATTAGTACAAGAACTCATCAAAAGCATCAAACAATTTTATGGTAGTACTATAGAATCTTCTGCTGATTTTGCACGGACGGTAAGCAACAAACATTTTAGCAATTTATTAGCACTTCTCGAAGATGAGAAAATTATTTTTGGAGGTGAAAACAATCCTCAAGATAATTACCTAGCACCTACTTTAGTAGATGAGCCAAAGATGGATAGTAAAGTAATGCAAGGAGAGATTTTTGGACCTATACTACCTATAATATCCTATAAGACCCTAGAAGATATTGACAATTATATCTCTACGTATGAAAAGCCTTTAGCTACGTATGTTTTTAGCGCAAACAAGGTCTTTCAAGATACTATAATGAGCACCTATAGTTTTGGGGGTGGTGCTATCAATGATACCGTTATTCATATTGCAAATAAAAATCTACCTTTTGGAGGTGTTGGTGCAAGTGGAATTGGTGTTTATCATGGTAAAACTTCTTTTGATACCTTTTCACACTCCAAGGCCATCCTCAAAAAAGGAACATGGTTAGATATTCCATTACGTTACCCACCTTATAAGCTGTCTTTAGATTTTGCTAAAAAATTAAAAAAGATGTTTTAATTACATCAATTTAAACGAAAGCGTATCTCCCGCTTTTTTTTGTGCTAGGATAGAAATTCCTTTATCTGTGAGCTGAAGTATTCTTGGGTATCCTCCTGTTGTTTGCCCATCTTTCATTAAAATGATAAGCTTCCCTGCGGGTGTAAGTTGTATGGTTCCAGGCAACGTTGCAGAAGTAAGCATAGAAAAAGTATGCCCCGTAATGGTTTCATTAAGTTGATATGCCATCCTATTATTTTCGTTAGCAATTGTAAATTCTTGAGAAAAAAGCATTTCTAATTGCTTATCATCTAACAATTCAAATTCCGGGCCTTTAGCCACATGAAGTAGTTCTTCATCTAAAATTGAATCAACTTTCAATCCAGTAATTTTAGGATCAAAAAGAGCAGTTTTAATAAAGGGCACTTCAGATTTATCTTTTAACAATGCCTTTGGAGTTATATTCCCATAATAAGACCTACTCCCTAAGACTAATGAAGACTGAAATCCTTTCTTAATGGCCAAATAGGCTCTAAAGCCTTTTTTTAGGCGGCCATACGATAAGATATCTCCAGCATTAACTTTAAGCACCTTATAATTGCTAATAGGCTCATTATTAAGTGTTATGGATAATTCCGCACCACCCAGAGCAATATAGGTAGCTTCTTCAAACTCTAAAGTAGGACCTGTCATCGTTATTTCTAAAACGGCTGCATCACTTTCATTTTCTAAAAGCATATTTAATTTGTAGACTGTCTCCGTATCCATTATGCCAGATATAGGAACACCTTTATCTCTAAAACCAAAACGACCAGTATCTTGAATGGTAGTGAAAAACCCTGATTTTAATACTTTAAGCATCGATTTTAATTTTTTCAAATTGATAAATTCCCACCTCTGATTCAATTTTATGTAAATCATATTCCGCTTTAGAAATAGAATAAAACTGAACTTTATCTCCCACTTTTACTAAGCACGGATTTTCATTTTTAGGATTAAAAATAGGTACGGAACAATTGCCAATAATATTCCAACCTCCAGGCGATTCTTGCGGATAAACTCCTGTTTGTTTCCCTGCTAAGCCAACAGATCCTTTAAGTACTTTTGGTCTTGGAGAACTTCTTCTTGGTATTTCTAATAGGCTAGGCAAACCTCCTAAATACATGAACCCTGGTAAAAACCCTATTCCGTAAACCGTATAAGGATTTTCTGTATGTAGCTCTATGATTTCTGCTGGTGTTTTTTGTAATTTCTCTGATACTTCAATTAAATCTAAAGCAAACTCACTTCCATAACACACAGGCAATCGCCATAAATATTTTTGTTCTAACGTTATCGCCTTCTTTTCAGAATACCATTGCTCTAACTGAATTTTGAAAGTATCAAATTGGATAACATCATTACGCAAAACCAGGGTAAGTGAATTGTAGGCAGGAATAAGTTCCCATAGCCCTTCATGCAAGCATTCTTTCTTTAAATGTGCACTAAAAAATAAAATATCGTTTAAAATACGATCATTAACCTCTTGAGGCCATTCAATTAATACGGCATGAACTCCGAAGGGGCGGATTGATATATGGAAATTTTTCACTGGTTGATTTGAATGTTATACTTTGGTAATTCATTATGAAGATACATTAAAATTTTCAATGCTGAAACAGTATCTCCATGGATACAAAAAGTATTTGAAAGGGTATTAATTAGGGTACCGCTAAGTGTTTTAATTTTATGCTCCTTTAAGATGAACAGCAGGTGCTCTAGTACTTTTTCTGGCTTTTCAATCAGTGCATTATCTTGATGTCTGGAGACTAAACTCCCATCGCTATTATAATTTCTGTCTAAAAAAGTTTCATAGGCTACTTTTATACCTTTTTTCAAAGCCTCCTGGGCTATGATTGAATTATAGGGTACATATACTGTTATCGAATCTGAAAAAGGCGCAATGGCTTCGAGATACGTTTGGGCTAAATCAATATTTGCCGCACTATCATTATATAGCGCTCCATGTGCTTTAATATGATGCACTGTTACGTTCTCTTCGTTCGCTATAGAAAAAAAAAGTTGTAATTGCTTTTGAAGGAACTCAATTAAACGTTCTTTAGATAGAATCATGGTCTTTCTTCCAAAATTATCTTTATCAGGATAAGAAGGGTGCGCTCCTATTAAAACAGCATTATTTTTTGCTATTCTCATAACCTGACGTATACTATTTTCATCACCAGCATGACCGCCGCAGGCTATATTACATGAAGAAATTAATGGTAGTAATACTTCTTCATTCCCTACTCCTTCTCCAATATCGCTATTTATATCAATCTTCATAGTAAGCTCCTTAATACCCAAAAACTTTTAGAACACTTTTTACGCCAAGAATTAAGGTGAGTGTAACGATTACTATTCCAAGTATATTTTGAAATAGACTATTTCTATAAGCTCCTAATACATCCTTTCTATTCACTACCCACAGTAAAAACACCGCAATTACGGGTAACAATATTCCGTTTGCTATTTGGGCAAATTTTATAATTTCAATGGGCTTTATTCCCAATAACAAAAAGGATAAACCTACTACCATAATAGCCATCCAAACAAATTTAAATCGTTTATCCTGCAATCCTGCTTTCCATCCAAAAACACTATTTACCACGTAAGCCGCAGCTAGTGGTGCTGTAATTGCAGATGTTATACCCGCTGCAAAAAGGCCAATTCCCATAAAATATTTAGCAGCTGTACCAAATAAGGGCTCTAAACCTTTGGCTAAATCCATTACACTGGAAATAGTACTATTAGATATACTTGTTGCAGCAATCATAATTCCCATAGATACAACACCCCCCAAAGCAATAGCAACAATAGTATCTCTTCTCGCTAGTTTTAAATCACCCTTAGATTTCCATTTTTCGCTAACCAAAGAAGCGTGTAAAAACAAGTTATAAGGTACCACCGTTGTACCTACTAAAGCTATAATACTAAGAATACTATCTTGAGGAATAGAAGGAACAAATAGCCCTTTAGCTATAGCCACAACATCTGGCTTGGTGATGATTGCAGTAAGTAAAAAAGACAAACTCATGATAATTACTAGGGAAACAAGTGCTTTCTCTAGCGCTTTATAGCTACCAAAATAGAGTAATATAAAAGCAATACTCCCTATTATTAAAGCATAAGTTTTAGTATTTGCTGCGCCAAAAATTGCTTCTAATCCCAAAGTTGCACCACCAATATTACCGCCTTCATAAGCTGCATTTCCAATAACAATAGCCGATATAATGATTCCTAGTACCAAATTCCTAATCCAAGGTATCTTTAGCTCTGATTTGATAACATCAGCAAGTCCGCGTTGCGTAATAATCCCTAAACGCGCAGCCATTTCTTGAAGAACAATCGTCGCAATGACAGAAAGTAACATTGCCCAAAGCAATGCATAACCAAAACTGGCACCTGCTAATGTGCATGCCGTTACGGTTCCTGGTCCGATAAAAGCTGCTGCTACTAAAACTCCTGGACCTATTTTTTTAAACATAATTATTTGGTATGGTTTAAGGCATAGAGCGCAAAACTACCAAGCCAATGCGTTCCGCTATAATTGCCATCTACAATATTTGGTAGGGAATGCTCTATATGTTTTGTTGCGATGTTTTTTAGATGTGCATACTCTGGTAAGCTTTCTGAAATACCATACAAGCACCAAGCACGACTAAAATTGAGTCCGTCTAAATGCACCAGTTTCCCATCTGTTCTATCGGACACTAAGCCTGGTTCTAATTCAAATTCTGGATCTGTGAGTTCTGGTAAAAAAGTATCGAACCAAATTTTAAATTCATCTTCTGCATACACTTTACGCATTAGATTAGCTTCTTCTAAGCAAGGAGACAAAAAGTCAAAACCACTAGGTTCCCAATTTAAGGGACAGTCACTATCATCTGCATAAAAGCGAACGGCAGCTTCTTTAATAGTGGTCTTAAATACTTCATTATCCATGGTATTTGCATAATCATAGGCTAAAGAAAGTCCGAAGGCTGTATTGGTATGTTCTCCTACACGAATAGGGTAATTTAATTTAGGAAGAAATTCAGTATAAGAATCTATAATAAGGAGAGTTAATGGTTGTAAGTTTTTTTCCAAATCACGTGCCAGAGGGTCATTCCAAGTATGCAACTCTTCCGCTAATTTCAAAATCCACGCCCAGCCATAAGTACGCTCATAAGAACTATTTCCTTCCATTTTAAAATATGCAATTTCTGCTGCTATATTCGCTTCGGAAATATTAGAAATTAATTTCTCTCGGATAATATTTGCTTGATGTAGGCTAGGAAACTGTTTTAGTAAAGAGACTAGAGACCAGTGCCCATGTACAGAAGAGTGCCAATCGTAACAACCATAAAATGCAGGGTGTAATGTTTTAGGTGACTGAAGGTGGGTTGAATCTGATAGTGATTGATTCAGTTTATTTGGATATACTACTTGTAAACATTCTAAAGGAAGATTAGCTAATCTATTGGCTTCTTTAAAACTCAACTCTGGAAGCGCTAAAGTTGTGGCTGCAGCTGTTATTGGTTTAGGCGCCTCTTTACATGATATTACAAGAAGAAGCGTAGCGATAAAAATTTGTAATTTTTGGATCATTGAAGTTCTATTTTCAATTTTAATTTGATGGAAAGTAAATATAGAGACTTAAAATCAGAATTAGTAAAATCGGCCTATAAAAATATCGTTGAATGGTAATAGATAGTGTTGTTCGTCTAAAAATGTGTCATACGTCTAAAACTTGAATTGTTTATATACTATTTGAAAAAAGTAACTGTTATAATAATCCCGAATACCTATTAACCTACTTAAATCAATGAACTGTTTAGAATGTAATAAAGAACTTAGTTATATAGACCATAAAAATTCTTTTGACATTTACGGAGTGGAACTTTGTAAACAACATAAAGGACGTATGGATAAATTGGTGAATACCAAAAAAACTCCTACGGAAGCTATTAAACTATACTACGGCTTAAAAGAAATTGGAATATCCTCCATGTTAGAATGGTGGGATGGTAAGAAATCTGTGGATCTAGCTATTTCGCGTGTAAAACTCAACATCGAAATAGATACAGAATACAATACCATTACCCACGAACAAGCGATAATGGATTTAGAAGAGGCGATGCATTCTTTTAAAAATGGATTCACCACTATTAGAATACCCGATGTCGTCATAAAATATTACCTCAAAGAAACAGTAAAAAATATAGAAGGAATTGTTGAAGGTCTCAAAGTAAACATTAAAACACTATAGTTAGTGGTTTAAGGGTATGCGGTGCAGTCAATTATGATCTCTATTTCATCTAAGTTATTTTGTTTTTGAACCCTTAAACGGATTATTGAAAACAACTTCAAAAAGCAAGTACATTTATAATCAATGTACTTGCTTTTTGTATATATACTATTTTGACATGAAAAAATTACTTCAATCCCAATCGTTCTATAAAAGATCTAGTAAGCCTGTAAATAACGCACGGTGCTTAGTAAAAGATGATTCTAAGGCACAACTACGCTATAAAAAAGTATTCAAACGTACGTTTTATTCCAATGGAATGCCTTTCGTTAAAATGTCTGTACCTAAATGTTTATCATCTTTATTATAATACCACGCTCGGACTTTTGGCATTTTAATAGTCCCAACATTTTCCAAGTCACTTAAAAGGATGTATTCCCCATCATTTTTAGACTCATCGTGAAAAAATTGATATACCTCCAAAGCGTAACTACTAGGATTAAAATAGAAATACCAAATATCCTTACCTACACTTTTATCATACGTAACTTTTAGCACTAAGTATTCTTTACCCTTAAATGTTTTGGTCTGTACTTTAGAATCCAAATGAGTACCAGGATCTTTTAATTTCATTGGAAGGCCATACAAATAGAGATAATAGTTCTTCATAAAATTTGCCCGCTCACAGCTCAACCGATGTGTCTTCATATCCTCTTCTGATATGGTCGTACTCCCGTTTAACTTTAGTGTGCACTCTTCTTTATCTAGGGTTTGTTTAATGATAGTGGCCTCTGTTGTTGAGGTGATCTCAAAGTGTTGTTTTGGTAAGTCAATTTCTACTTCACTTTGCCTTTCTCTACCGTCTGGGTAGTTCATGGTAATAAACAATTTTCCTTGAAAAACACTCCAAAGCTTATCTGGGTCATGATAAGCAATTGCTTTATCCAACAATTCTGGAGCTGTAAGGTTTTGTGCTTTAGAAATTTGCATTCCTAGGAAGAATACGAGTACGATAAAATATTTAGCCATTTCTTATTTTTATTGGTAAAAGATAAATTAAAATATTGGTATAACATTGATTACCGCTACGAATAGCTACCATTAAGTTTTAAATGGACACCTTACTATTTAAATTTACGCTATCATTCACTATTCTAAATATATTATTATCCCAACCAACCTTCTCTATCTAAACTACGGTATTGTATGGCCTCTGCTATATGCGTTCCAGTAACCGCTTCTGAAGCATCTAAATCCGCGATGGTCCTTGCTACTTTAAGAATTCTGTCATAAGCCCTCGCAGATAGGTTAAGGCGTTCCATGGCATTTTTTAGCAACTGTTTAGAAGCATCATCCATTTTACAATATTTCCGAATATGTTTGGTATTCATTTGTGCATTGTAGTGTACGTTTTCCATTTCTTCAAAGCGCAGGGTTTGCAATTCACGAGCCGCAGTTACTCGCTTTCTTATTTCTACACTCCCCTCTCCTTTTCGCTCTTCCGATAATTTATCAAAAGGCACAGGTGTTACTTCTATATGAATATCAATACGATCTAAAAGTGGTCCAGATATTTTACTCAAATACCGCTGCATTTCTGCTGGGGAAGACGTTACCGGAGCATCTGGATCATTAAAATAGCCTCCGGGGCTTGGATTCATACTTGCCACTAACATAAAACTACTAGGATAGGTAACGGTAAATCGTGCTCTAGAAATGGTTACTTCTCTATCTTCTAAGGGCTGGCGCATTACTTCTAAAACACCACGTTTAAATTCTGGCAACTCATCTAAAAATAAGACCCCATTATGCGACAATGATATTTCTCCTGGCTGCGGATATGCTCCTCCGCCCACAAGTGCGACATCTGAAATAGTGTGATGAGGACTTCTAAAAGGACGCTGATTCATTAATCCCATATTCTTAATTTTACCGACAACACTATGTATTTTCGTAGTTTCTAGCGCTTCATGCAAAGTCATGGGTGGTAAGATAGACGGTAAACGTTTTGCTAACATTGTTTTACCAGCTCCTGGTGGACCTATTAGAATAATATTATGTCCGCCTGCAGCGGCAATTTCCATGCACCGCTTAATACTTTCTTGCCCTTTTACATCAGAAAAATCAAATTCAGGAAAATCTAAAGATTTATAGAACTCTTTTCGGGTATCTATTATAGTCTGTTCTAAGGGAGTACCTATATCAAAGTATTCTATAACTTCTTTGATATTCTCTACACCATAGACTTCTA
Coding sequences within:
- the pxpA gene encoding 5-oxoprolinase subunit PxpA; protein product: MKIDINSDIGEGVGNEEVLLPLISSCNIACGGHAGDENSIRQVMRIAKNNAVLIGAHPSYPDKDNFGRKTMILSKERLIEFLQKQLQLFFSIANEENVTVHHIKAHGALYNDSAANIDLAQTYLEAIAPFSDSITVYVPYNSIIAQEALKKGIKVAYETFLDRNYNSDGSLVSRHQDNALIEKPEKVLEHLLFILKEHKIKTLSGTLINTLSNTFCIHGDTVSALKILMYLHNELPKYNIQINQ
- a CDS encoding biotin-dependent carboxyltransferase family protein — protein: MLKVLKSGFFTTIQDTGRFGFRDKGVPISGIMDTETVYKLNMLLENESDAAVLEITMTGPTLEFEEATYIALGGAELSITLNNEPISNYKVLKVNAGDILSYGRLKKGFRAYLAIKKGFQSSLVLGSRSYYGNITPKALLKDKSEVPFIKTALFDPKITGLKVDSILDEELLHVAKGPEFELLDDKQLEMLFSQEFTIANENNRMAYQLNETITGHTFSMLTSATLPGTIQLTPAGKLIILMKDGQTTGGYPRILQLTDKGISILAQKKAGDTLSFKLM
- a CDS encoding Nramp family divalent metal transporter encodes the protein MFKKIGPGVLVAAAFIGPGTVTACTLAGASFGYALLWAMLLSVIATIVLQEMAARLGIITQRGLADVIKSELKIPWIRNLVLGIIISAIVIGNAAYEGGNIGGATLGLEAIFGAANTKTYALIIGSIAFILLYFGSYKALEKALVSLVIIMSLSFLLTAIITKPDVVAIAKGLFVPSIPQDSILSIIALVGTTVVPYNLFLHASLVSEKWKSKGDLKLARRDTIVAIALGGVVSMGIMIAATSISNSTISSVMDLAKGLEPLFGTAAKYFMGIGLFAAGITSAITAPLAAAYVVNSVFGWKAGLQDKRFKFVWMAIMVVGLSFLLLGIKPIEIIKFAQIANGILLPVIAVFLLWVVNRKDVLGAYRNSLFQNILGIVIVTLTLILGVKSVLKVFGY
- the pxpB gene encoding 5-oxoprolinase subunit PxpB; the protein is MKNFHISIRPFGVHAVLIEWPQEVNDRILNDILFFSAHLKKECLHEGLWELIPAYNSLTLVLRNDVIQFDTFKIQLEQWYSEKKAITLEQKYLWRLPVCYGSEFALDLIEVSEKLQKTPAEIIELHTENPYTVYGIGFLPGFMYLGGLPSLLEIPRRSSPRPKVLKGSVGLAGKQTGVYPQESPGGWNIIGNCSVPIFNPKNENPCLVKVGDKVQFYSISKAEYDLHKIESEVGIYQFEKIKIDA
- a CDS encoding DUF6503 family protein, whose product is MAKYFIVLVFFLGMQISKAQNLTAPELLDKAIAYHDPDKLWSVFQGKLFITMNYPDGRERQSEVEIDLPKQHFEITSTTEATIIKQTLDKEECTLKLNGSTTISEEDMKTHRLSCERANFMKNYYLYLYGLPMKLKDPGTHLDSKVQTKTFKGKEYLVLKVTYDKSVGKDIWYFYFNPSSYALEVYQFFHDESKNDGEYILLSDLENVGTIKMPKVRAWYYNKDDKHLGTDILTKGIPLE
- a CDS encoding DUF2891 domain-containing protein yields the protein MIQKLQIFIATLLLVISCKEAPKPITAAATTLALPELSFKEANRLANLPLECLQVVYPNKLNQSLSDSTHLQSPKTLHPAFYGCYDWHSSVHGHWSLVSLLKQFPSLHQANIIREKLISNISEANIAAEIAYFKMEGNSSYERTYGWAWILKLAEELHTWNDPLARDLEKNLQPLTLLIIDSYTEFLPKLNYPIRVGEHTNTAFGLSLAYDYANTMDNEVFKTTIKEAAVRFYADDSDCPLNWEPSGFDFLSPCLEEANLMRKVYAEDEFKIWFDTFLPELTDPEFELEPGLVSDRTDGKLVHLDGLNFSRAWCLYGISESLPEYAHLKNIATKHIEHSLPNIVDGNYSGTHWLGSFALYALNHTK